The following are from one region of the Cloacibacterium sp. TD35 genome:
- a CDS encoding RagB/SusD family nutrient uptake outer membrane protein, producing the protein MKLNKTINYIILGAGLSFGAVSCSDYLDTEPITDKPIELSDTPYKTAADAEDLMNTIYNDLGNEYWQLDYFFNGDAQTDIAYQGGDNPQNAQQSEYRILATNSNVSRDWNYIYGRINNCNKVINYVDKIPDTSLSTQRRKEMIAEASVMRALYYFHAVQLWGDVPLVTQAVIGVTAENFEEVYSQVYPARKSASEVYSLIISDLEGALPNVPASSNKYRASKGAALSLLAQVYATKPSPDFAKVVSYTDQLMTQGYSLLPDYDHLFDTTHEANAESIFEINGNGSSVWWWGTFMFIGTDWKKFNTPSNDLIKSFDAQGDAIRKASTVKFEPVGWSDKYWSSSSYPFAWKQREQSGNQNVYIFRYADLLLLRAEAKVRLGDYTGAAALVNQVRARVNLAPITITGETDGINKILEERKLELAFEGQRWFDLKRTGKAIEIIKNRKDASGNPLGYAANITEQKLLWPIPQSQIDNNPNLTQNAGY; encoded by the coding sequence ATGAAACTTAATAAAACCATAAATTATATAATTTTAGGCGCAGGTCTGTCTTTTGGAGCGGTTTCTTGTTCAGATTATTTAGATACTGAACCAATTACAGACAAACCGATAGAGTTAAGCGATACTCCTTATAAAACTGCTGCTGATGCAGAGGATTTAATGAATACTATCTATAATGATTTAGGGAATGAATATTGGCAGCTAGATTACTTCTTTAATGGGGATGCACAAACTGATATTGCTTATCAAGGTGGTGATAACCCTCAAAATGCACAACAGTCAGAATACAGAATTCTTGCTACCAATAGTAATGTAAGCAGAGACTGGAACTACATCTACGGGCGTATTAACAACTGTAATAAAGTAATCAACTATGTAGATAAAATTCCGGATACATCTCTTTCTACACAAAGAAGAAAAGAAATGATAGCAGAAGCTTCAGTAATGAGAGCCCTTTATTATTTCCATGCTGTACAACTTTGGGGAGATGTGCCATTAGTTACACAAGCTGTAATTGGAGTAACTGCTGAAAATTTTGAAGAAGTATATTCACAAGTATACCCAGCAAGAAAGTCAGCGAGTGAAGTATACTCACTTATCATTTCAGACCTAGAAGGTGCTTTGCCTAATGTACCTGCAAGTTCTAATAAATATAGAGCTTCTAAAGGTGCTGCACTATCACTTTTAGCACAGGTTTATGCTACTAAACCAAGCCCTGATTTTGCTAAAGTAGTATCTTACACAGATCAATTAATGACCCAAGGTTATAGTTTATTACCAGATTATGATCATTTATTTGACACTACACACGAAGCAAACGCAGAATCTATTTTCGAAATCAATGGAAATGGAAGCAGTGTTTGGTGGTGGGGAACTTTTATGTTCATCGGTACAGACTGGAAAAAATTCAATACACCATCTAATGATTTAATTAAATCTTTTGATGCTCAAGGAGATGCAATCAGAAAAGCTTCTACTGTTAAGTTTGAACCAGTTGGTTGGTCTGATAAATATTGGAGCAGCTCTAGCTATCCATTTGCATGGAAACAAAGAGAGCAAAGTGGTAATCAAAATGTGTATATTTTCAGATACGCAGATTTACTTCTTCTAAGAGCAGAAGCTAAAGTTAGACTAGGTGATTATACAGGAGCCGCAGCTTTAGTAAACCAAGTAAGAGCGAGAGTAAACTTAGCACCTATCACAATTACTGGAGAAACTGATGGTATAAACAAAATACTAGAAGAAAGAAAGTTAGAATTAGCATTCGAAGGACAACGTTGGTTTGACCTTAAGAGAACAGGAAAAGCTATTGAAATTATTAAAAATAGAAAAGATGCTAGCGGAAACCCTCTAGGTTATGCTGCTAACATTACAGAACAAAAATTACTTTGGCCTATTCCTCAATCTCAGATTGATAATAATCCTAATTTAACTCAAAACGCTGGTTATTAA
- a CDS encoding glycoside hydrolase family 30 protein gives MVLKKIIPALVLGSIASLISCNSFTKIEAPQTIEYWQTNADETLKLQKQNNLVFDNPQNNFQNILINPSEKFQTVDGFGYTLTGGSVEVINQLSPAKKKELLQDIFGKSEQSIGVSYLRLSIGASDLNSSVFSYDDVPAGQTDEDLSEFSLAKDQFVIDMLKEILAINPDIKIIGAPWSPPVWMKDNGNSIGGSLKTEYYQVYAEYFVKYIQEMKKNGITIDAITPQNEPLHPGNNPSMYMTAEQQRDFIKNNLGPAFRAANIATKIVLYDHNCDKPEYPITILQDPEAAQYVDGSAFHLYAGDVSALGTVKNAFPNKNLYFTEQWTGSTGTFAGDFIWHTKNVIIGTMRNWSKIALEWNLANDAQFQPFTPGGCTQCKGAITINSSESYTKNVAYYIIAHASKFVPQNSQRIGSTQVGNLSTLAFKTPEGKIALIVLNEGAEVENFNINFDGKSVAASLPSNSVATYTF, from the coding sequence ATGGTTCTAAAAAAAATTATCCCCGCCTTAGTTTTAGGCTCTATAGCTTCTCTTATCTCATGTAATTCTTTTACAAAAATAGAAGCTCCACAAACAATAGAATATTGGCAAACTAATGCTGATGAAACTTTAAAACTTCAAAAACAAAACAATCTTGTTTTTGACAATCCCCAAAATAATTTCCAAAACATTCTCATCAATCCTTCAGAAAAATTCCAAACTGTAGATGGTTTTGGCTACACCCTTACCGGAGGAAGCGTAGAGGTAATCAATCAATTATCTCCAGCGAAGAAAAAAGAACTTCTTCAAGATATTTTCGGAAAATCAGAACAATCCATAGGCGTAAGTTATCTTAGATTAAGCATTGGCGCATCAGATCTTAACAGTTCTGTCTTTTCTTATGATGATGTTCCCGCAGGTCAAACAGACGAAGACCTGAGCGAATTCAGCTTAGCAAAAGACCAGTTTGTGATTGATATGTTAAAAGAAATTTTAGCGATTAATCCAGATATTAAAATTATTGGCGCGCCTTGGTCACCACCTGTTTGGATGAAGGATAACGGAAATAGCATAGGAGGAAGCCTGAAAACAGAATACTATCAAGTTTATGCAGAATATTTCGTGAAATATATTCAGGAAATGAAGAAAAATGGAATCACCATTGATGCCATTACTCCTCAAAACGAACCACTACATCCTGGGAATAACCCAAGTATGTATATGACTGCAGAACAACAAAGAGATTTCATAAAAAACAATTTAGGTCCAGCTTTTAGAGCAGCAAATATTGCTACAAAAATAGTATTATACGACCATAATTGTGATAAACCAGAATATCCTATTACGATTCTCCAAGACCCAGAAGCTGCACAATATGTAGACGGATCAGCATTTCACCTTTATGCAGGAGATGTTTCAGCTCTTGGCACAGTAAAAAATGCATTCCCTAATAAAAATCTCTATTTCACAGAACAGTGGACGGGTTCTACAGGAACTTTTGCAGGAGATTTTATCTGGCATACCAAAAATGTAATCATAGGAACCATGAGAAATTGGAGCAAAATTGCATTAGAATGGAACTTAGCAAATGATGCACAATTCCAACCATTTACTCCTGGTGGATGTACCCAATGTAAAGGAGCAATCACTATCAATTCTTCTGAATCTTACACTAAAAATGTAGCGTATTACATCATTGCTCACGCTTCTAAATTTGTACCTCAAAATTCACAGAGGATAGGTTCTACACAAGTAGGAAATTTAAGTACATTAGCATTTAAAACACCAGAAGGCAAAATAGCTTTAATCGTTTTAAATGAAGGAGCAGAAGTTGAAAATTTTAATATTAACTTTGATGGTAAATCTGTAGCAGCATCATTGCCATCTAATTCAGTGGCTACCTACACTTTTTAA
- the bglX gene encoding beta-glucosidase BglX, translated as MKKIFLSMVLVGLGITVSAQKSIDQKVTELMAKMTLEEKIGQLNQYNDDITATGPITKDADKAGQVRAGKLGSILNAVGTKNTKNWQDQAMQSRLKIPLLFGQDVIHGFRTTFPIPLGETATWDMNLIEKSARIAATEASAYGIHWTFAPMVDIGRDPRWGRVMEGAGEDTYLGTLVGKARVKGFQGNGLGNKDAVMACAKHFAAYGAAVGGRDYNSVDMSLRQLHETYLPPFKAVSDIGVATFMNSFNDINGIPATGNKYIQRDLLKGAWNFQGFVVSDWGSIGEMIPHGFAKDNKEAALKAILAGSDMDMESRSYTNHLAELVKEGKVDIQLIDDAVRRILTKKYELGLFDDPYRFINEKREKEQANNPEHRKFAREIGAKSIVLLKNENQLLPLSPTTKKVAIIGPFAKATVENHGFWSIAFPDDSQRIVTQFDGIKAQLDKNSELLYAKGCNANDNDKSMFSEAVEIAKKADVVIMTLGEGHAMSGEAKSRSNIHFSGVQEDLLKEIAKTGKPIILMINAGRPLVFDWASENIPTIVYTWWLGTEAGNSIADVLFGKINPGGKLPMTFPRTEGQIPIYYNHYNTGRPAKNNTDRNYVSAYIDLDNDPAYPFGFGLSYTTFQYSDVNVSATQLKGNQTFTASVTLTNSGNYDGEEVVQLYIRDLVGKVVRPVKELKGFQKIFLKKGESKTISFNITPEDLKFYDDELNFDWESGEFDIMIGTNSAQVQTKRVNWEK; from the coding sequence ATGAAAAAAATATTTCTTTCAATGGTTTTAGTAGGACTGGGAATTACCGTCTCTGCTCAGAAATCAATTGACCAAAAAGTTACAGAGCTGATGGCGAAAATGACTTTGGAAGAAAAAATAGGACAGCTTAATCAGTATAATGATGATATTACAGCAACCGGTCCTATTACGAAAGATGCAGACAAAGCTGGTCAAGTTCGTGCAGGGAAACTAGGCTCTATTTTAAATGCTGTAGGCACTAAAAACACTAAAAACTGGCAAGACCAAGCCATGCAATCTCGTCTTAAAATTCCTTTGCTTTTTGGGCAAGATGTTATTCATGGTTTTAGAACTACTTTTCCTATTCCATTAGGCGAAACCGCTACATGGGATATGAATTTAATTGAAAAATCTGCTAGAATTGCAGCTACTGAAGCTTCTGCCTATGGAATTCATTGGACTTTTGCACCAATGGTAGATATAGGAAGAGATCCAAGATGGGGACGTGTAATGGAAGGAGCTGGTGAAGACACCTATTTAGGAACATTAGTAGGAAAAGCCAGAGTAAAAGGTTTCCAAGGAAATGGATTAGGAAATAAAGATGCAGTAATGGCTTGTGCTAAACATTTTGCAGCTTATGGAGCTGCTGTTGGCGGAAGAGATTACAATTCTGTAGATATGAGCCTTAGACAGTTGCACGAAACGTATTTGCCACCTTTCAAAGCGGTGTCTGATATTGGAGTAGCTACTTTTATGAATTCTTTTAATGATATCAACGGAATTCCTGCAACTGGAAATAAATACATCCAAAGAGACTTATTAAAAGGCGCTTGGAATTTTCAAGGTTTTGTAGTTTCTGACTGGGGAAGCATTGGCGAAATGATTCCTCACGGTTTTGCTAAAGACAATAAAGAAGCTGCTCTGAAAGCAATTTTGGCAGGTAGTGATATGGATATGGAAAGCCGTTCTTATACTAATCATTTAGCAGAATTGGTAAAAGAAGGAAAAGTAGATATTCAATTAATAGATGATGCGGTTCGCAGAATTCTAACTAAAAAATATGAGCTTGGGCTTTTTGATGACCCTTATCGTTTCATCAATGAAAAGAGAGAAAAAGAACAAGCCAATAATCCAGAACATAGAAAATTCGCAAGAGAAATTGGTGCAAAAAGTATTGTTTTACTAAAAAATGAAAATCAATTATTACCACTTTCTCCTACCACTAAAAAAGTGGCAATTATTGGTCCATTTGCGAAAGCTACAGTAGAAAATCACGGTTTTTGGTCTATTGCTTTTCCAGATGATAGCCAAAGAATTGTAACTCAGTTTGATGGAATTAAAGCTCAATTGGATAAAAATTCAGAATTGCTTTATGCGAAAGGCTGTAACGCAAATGATAATGATAAATCTATGTTTTCAGAAGCGGTAGAAATTGCCAAGAAAGCAGATGTAGTGATTATGACTTTAGGCGAAGGTCATGCAATGAGCGGCGAAGCAAAAAGTAGAAGTAATATCCATTTTTCAGGAGTTCAGGAAGATTTATTAAAAGAAATTGCCAAAACAGGAAAACCAATTATATTAATGATTAATGCCGGTCGTCCTTTGGTTTTTGATTGGGCTTCAGAAAACATTCCTACCATTGTTTACACATGGTGGTTAGGTACAGAAGCAGGAAACTCTATTGCAGATGTACTTTTCGGGAAAATAAACCCTGGCGGTAAATTACCGATGACTTTCCCTAGAACTGAAGGTCAAATTCCTATCTATTACAATCATTACAATACAGGAAGGCCTGCTAAAAATAATACAGACAGAAACTATGTTTCGGCGTATATTGACTTAGATAATGACCCAGCTTATCCATTCGGATTTGGCTTGAGTTACACTACATTTCAATATTCTGATGTAAACGTAAGTGCTACTCAACTGAAAGGTAATCAAACTTTTACGGCTTCAGTTACTCTTACCAATTCAGGAAATTATGACGGAGAAGAAGTAGTACAATTGTACATCAGAGATTTAGTAGGAAAAGTAGTTCGTCCTGTAAAAGAACTGAAAGGTTTTCAAAAAATATTCCTTAAAAAAGGAGAAAGCAAAACCATTTCTTTTAACATTACACCAGAAGATTTAAAATTCTATGATGATGAACTCAATTTCGATTGGGAATCAGGAGAATTTGATATCATGATAGGAACCAATTCTGCTCAGGTACAAACCAAAAGAGTAAATTGGGAGAAATAA